One Vairimorpha necatrix chromosome 7, complete sequence DNA segment encodes these proteins:
- a CDS encoding putative SP-containing protein has protein sequence MIFLYLLIQSILATKYKEENNSVPLLVQSNQENESRAKKHKKILNKYTDKVYAQPLLFNESTYYPKVHMSSKKNWNQGSETFSSSSQEVVVDVPYNEHLIDRYGAMERIYRPTTVPKGSAQNLRFCFLSSNKKVVIASVIAIFIVFSLSIFVGRYTNLYR, from the coding sequence atgatttttttatatttattaattcaaAGCATTTTAGCGACAAAGTATAAAGAAGAGAATAACAGCGTACCATTACTAGTTCAGAGTAATCAAGAAAATGAATCAAGAGCCAAgaaacacaaaaaaatcttaaataaGTATACTGACAAAGTATACGCACAACCCTTGCTTTTTAATGAATCTACTTACTATCCGAAAGTCCACATGtcttcaaaaaaaaattggaaTCAAGGATCAGAAACTTTTAGTAGCTCTTCCCAGGAAGTAGTAGTTGACGTTCCATACAATGAACATTTAATTGATAGATATGGCGCTATGGAGAGAATATATAGACCAACGACAGTGCCAAAAGGTTCGGCTCAAAATTTGCgcttttgttttttgagCTCTAACAAAAAAGTAGTGATTGCTTCCGTTATTgcaatatttatagtattttCTTTGTCTATTTTTGTTGGACGTTATACGAATCTATACAGATGA